A region from the Inhella inkyongensis genome encodes:
- a CDS encoding GNAT family N-acetyltransferase, with protein sequence MIRPSQDGDLDAITTIYADAVLNGTGTFELDAPDATEMQRRRQEVLARGLPYLVAEQQGRILGYAYANWFRPRAAYRFCVEDSVYLAPDARGQGVGGLLLTELIARCTQAGARQMLAVIGDSANAGSIGLHRSLGFAEAGVLRHSGWKFGRWLDVVMMQRELGLGATQDPL encoded by the coding sequence TTGATCCGCCCGTCCCAGGACGGTGACTTGGACGCCATCACCACCATCTACGCCGACGCGGTGCTGAATGGAACCGGCACCTTTGAACTGGATGCCCCGGATGCCACCGAAATGCAGCGCCGCCGTCAGGAAGTGCTGGCGCGCGGCCTGCCCTATCTGGTGGCCGAGCAGCAGGGGCGCATTCTCGGCTATGCCTACGCCAACTGGTTTCGGCCGCGCGCTGCTTATCGTTTCTGCGTCGAGGATTCGGTCTATCTGGCGCCCGACGCCCGCGGGCAAGGGGTCGGCGGCCTGCTGCTGACCGAGTTGATCGCCCGCTGCACCCAGGCTGGCGCACGACAGATGCTGGCCGTGATTGGCGACAGCGCCAATGCCGGCTCCATCGGCCTGCACCGCAGCCTCGGATTTGCCGAAGCAGGTGTGCTGCGCCACAGCGGCTGGAAGTTCGGACGTTGGCTCGATGTGGTGATGATGCAGCGCGAACTGGGCCTGGGCGCGACGCAGGATCCGCTATGA
- the murJ gene encoding murein biosynthesis integral membrane protein MurJ has product MNLLRAVGSVSAFTLLSRITGLARELMVTHLYGATAMTDAFVIAFKIPNMFRRLFAEGAFSQAFVPQLAAERAARGEESTRRLVDATATVLLWALVVVSLLGVMAAPVLVWLMGAGLKGAAHVAAVDMTRWMFPYIACMSLVALSAGILNTWRRFALPAFTPVLLNLSVIACGLLLSEPLAARGWPAIYSMALGVMVGGLLQLLIQIPALRRVGMLPRFGLRLTALRSAWSHEGVGRILKLMAPALLGVGVAQLSLIINTQIASHVGPGAATWISLADRLMEFPIALAGVALGVVLTPLLAAAKAEERGGEFSGLIDWGLRLVLLLGLPCALALGLFAEPLVAVLYHHGEFTAADLTQTARAVQGYGLGLIGLLAIKILAPGFFARQDTRTPVRIALVVLVFTQLMNALWVPQLGAAGLALSIGLGALLNAGWLLFGLRRAGAYRPAPGWLGLGLKCLLAALCMGGLQWQLALQLDWVGMDKLLRAGVMAASLLGSSLLYFGVLALLRVDLRALLRRQAS; this is encoded by the coding sequence ATGAATTTGCTTCGCGCCGTGGGCTCGGTTTCGGCCTTTACCTTGCTGTCTCGCATCACCGGTCTGGCGCGTGAGTTGATGGTGACCCATCTGTATGGCGCCACGGCGATGACGGACGCCTTTGTCATCGCATTCAAGATTCCGAATATGTTTCGGCGCCTGTTTGCCGAAGGGGCCTTTTCGCAGGCCTTTGTTCCGCAATTGGCAGCCGAGCGGGCCGCGCGTGGGGAGGAATCCACGCGCCGCCTCGTGGACGCCACGGCGACGGTGCTTCTCTGGGCGCTGGTGGTCGTCAGCCTCTTGGGCGTGATGGCCGCACCGGTACTCGTTTGGTTGATGGGCGCGGGTCTTAAGGGCGCGGCCCATGTGGCCGCCGTGGACATGACGCGCTGGATGTTTCCTTACATCGCCTGCATGTCTCTGGTGGCACTGTCCGCCGGCATTTTGAATACTTGGCGGCGCTTTGCCTTGCCGGCCTTCACGCCGGTCCTGCTGAATCTGTCCGTGATTGCTTGTGGCCTGTTGCTCTCTGAGCCCTTGGCGGCGCGCGGTTGGCCGGCCATCTATTCGATGGCCCTGGGCGTGATGGTCGGCGGCTTGCTGCAGCTCTTGATCCAGATCCCGGCCCTGCGCCGGGTCGGCATGCTGCCGCGCTTTGGGTTGCGGTTGACAGCCTTGCGATCAGCCTGGAGCCATGAAGGGGTAGGACGCATCCTCAAGTTGATGGCTCCGGCCTTGCTGGGCGTGGGGGTGGCGCAGCTCTCTTTGATCATCAACACGCAGATTGCCAGCCACGTCGGCCCGGGTGCCGCCACCTGGATCAGCCTGGCCGACCGGTTGATGGAGTTTCCGATCGCCTTGGCGGGCGTGGCGCTTGGGGTGGTGCTGACACCCTTGCTGGCGGCGGCCAAGGCCGAGGAGCGGGGCGGTGAGTTCTCTGGCCTGATCGATTGGGGGTTGCGCCTGGTGCTGCTGCTGGGCCTGCCCTGCGCCCTGGCGCTGGGTCTGTTTGCCGAGCCGCTGGTCGCGGTGCTCTATCACCACGGGGAATTCACGGCCGCCGATCTGACGCAGACGGCCCGGGCGGTGCAGGGCTATGGTCTGGGCCTGATTGGTCTTTTGGCCATCAAGATCCTGGCGCCGGGCTTTTTTGCGCGCCAAGACACCCGCACCCCCGTGCGCATCGCGTTGGTGGTGTTGGTGTTCACGCAGTTGATGAATGCCCTGTGGGTGCCACAGCTGGGTGCGGCCGGCTTGGCCTTGTCGATCGGGCTTGGGGCCTTGCTCAATGCCGGCTGGTTGCTCTTCGGGCTGCGCCGTGCCGGCGCCTATCGACCCGCGCCGGGTTGGCTGGGGCTGGGGCTGAAATGCCTGCTCGCCGCCCTGTGCATGGGTGGATTGCAGTGGCAGTTGGCCCTGCAGTTGGATTGGGTGGGCATGGACAAACTGCTGCGGGCCGGTGTGATGGCGGCCAGCCTGCTGGGTTCCAGCCTGCTCTATTTCGGCGTATTGGCCCTGCTCCGGGTCGACCTGCGCGCCTTGCTGCGCCGGCAGGCTTCCTAG
- a CDS encoding HAD family hydrolase: protein MNLTLFDLDGTLLPIDSDHAFGDFLAAQGWVDGASWRARNDGFYQDYCEGRLDLDAYVAFTTGGWRQRPLAEALQLRQRFMDEVLLPALHDNARALVERHRAAGDLMALVTATNVFVTAPIAQAFGFEHLIGVELERDASGAYTGAVAGVPSFQAGKITRVNQWLAGLGRRFEEFECSTCYSDSMNDLPLLEAVSHPVATNPSAALEALAQERGWPILKLFK, encoded by the coding sequence ATGAACCTGACCCTGTTTGACCTCGATGGCACCTTGTTGCCGATTGACTCCGACCATGCCTTTGGCGACTTTCTGGCCGCGCAGGGCTGGGTGGATGGGGCCAGCTGGCGCGCCCGCAACGACGGCTTCTATCAGGACTACTGTGAAGGTCGCCTGGATCTGGATGCCTATGTGGCCTTTACCACCGGCGGCTGGCGTCAGCGGCCCTTGGCCGAGGCCTTGCAACTGCGGCAGCGCTTCATGGATGAGGTGCTGCTGCCGGCCTTGCACGACAATGCGCGCGCCCTGGTTGAACGGCACCGGGCGGCGGGCGACCTGATGGCGCTGGTGACGGCCACCAATGTCTTTGTCACGGCGCCCATCGCCCAGGCCTTTGGATTCGAGCACCTGATCGGCGTTGAGCTGGAGCGCGACGCCAGCGGTGCTTACACCGGGGCGGTGGCTGGGGTGCCGTCTTTCCAGGCCGGCAAGATCACCCGTGTGAATCAATGGCTGGCGGGCTTGGGGCGGCGCTTCGAGGAATTTGAGTGCAGCACCTGCTACAGCGATTCGATGAACGACCTGCCATTGCTTGAGGCGGTCAGCCACCCGGTGGCCACCAACCCGAGCGCGGCGCTAGAGGCATTGGCCCAGGAACGGGGCTGGCCCATATTGAAGCTCTTCAAATGA
- the rpsP gene encoding 30S ribosomal protein S16: MVVIRLARGGSKKRPFYNIVVAPKQERRDGRFIERVGFYNPVASGQAETLRLALDRVSYWTGVGAQVSLVVERLIKQAQKAAAAPAAA, from the coding sequence ATGGTCGTGATCCGTCTTGCTCGCGGTGGCTCCAAGAAGCGCCCGTTCTACAACATCGTCGTCGCCCCCAAGCAGGAGCGCCGCGATGGCCGCTTCATCGAGCGCGTGGGCTTCTACAACCCGGTGGCTTCGGGCCAAGCCGAGACCCTGCGTCTGGCTCTGGACCGCGTCAGCTACTGGACCGGCGTTGGCGCCCAGGTGTCGCTCGTCGTCGAGCGTCTGATCAAGCAAGCGCAAAAGGCGGCTGCGGCCCCGGCTGCGGCCTGA
- the rimM gene encoding ribosome maturation factor RimM (Essential for efficient processing of 16S rRNA), translated as MTEAKPQGWPQDAVEVGRILGAYGVKGWIKVQPFSFDASALFGSKAWCLTLLRPGQAAHQLLKVLALREQGEDLVAQIEGVDDRTQAEQLRGGVLSVSRAAFPKTPDGEYYWLDLIGLSVRNLQDQLLGQVIGLIDTGPHAVFRIAPPGVDKPTPSQEVLIPFVSAYVQDVDLAAGLIRVDWVADWSTDRSADGSADEAKPA; from the coding sequence ATGACCGAGGCCAAACCGCAAGGTTGGCCACAGGACGCGGTCGAAGTCGGCCGCATCCTGGGCGCTTATGGCGTGAAGGGCTGGATCAAGGTCCAGCCCTTTTCTTTTGACGCCTCGGCCTTGTTCGGCAGCAAGGCCTGGTGCCTGACTTTGCTGCGTCCGGGGCAAGCTGCGCATCAATTGCTCAAGGTGTTGGCGCTGCGCGAGCAGGGCGAGGACCTGGTGGCGCAGATTGAAGGTGTGGACGACCGCACGCAGGCTGAACAGCTGCGCGGTGGCGTGCTCTCGGTGTCGCGCGCGGCCTTTCCGAAGACGCCGGACGGCGAGTACTACTGGCTGGACCTGATCGGCCTGTCGGTGCGCAATCTGCAGGACCAGTTGCTGGGGCAGGTGATTGGCCTGATCGACACGGGCCCGCATGCGGTGTTCCGCATTGCCCCGCCCGGTGTGGACAAGCCCACGCCCAGCCAGGAAGTGCTGATTCCATTCGTGTCGGCCTATGTGCAGGATGTTGATCTGGCCGCTGGTCTGATCCGGGTGGACTGGGTGGCTGATTGGTCGACTGATAGGTCGGCTGATGGGTCGGCGGACGAGGCCAAGCCGGCCTGA
- a CDS encoding TM2 domain-containing protein has protein sequence MNAIKSKTLAAWLALLGGSLGAHRFYLHGGRDALAWLHALPTLVGLAGLQRFKALGQDDLMAAWALPLLGLMLAQGALFAIVYGLRSDEQWAADRSQAVQSTRWGPVLAAIAGLLLGGATLMSSIVFAAQRYFELDAATAASKPPMHSMA, from the coding sequence ATGAATGCGATCAAGAGCAAGACCCTGGCCGCCTGGCTGGCCCTGCTGGGCGGCAGCCTCGGCGCCCATCGCTTTTATCTGCACGGCGGGCGCGATGCCCTGGCTTGGCTGCACGCCCTGCCCACACTCGTGGGCTTGGCTGGTTTGCAGCGCTTCAAGGCGCTGGGCCAGGATGACTTGATGGCCGCCTGGGCCTTGCCCTTGCTGGGCCTGATGCTCGCCCAAGGCGCACTGTTCGCCATCGTCTATGGCCTGCGCTCTGACGAGCAATGGGCAGCGGACCGCTCGCAAGCCGTTCAATCCACCCGCTGGGGCCCGGTGCTGGCAGCCATTGCCGGCTTGCTGCTGGGCGGCGCCACCCTGATGTCGTCGATTGTGTTTGCGGCGCAGCGCTACTTCGAATTGGACGCGGCCACCGCCGCCTCGAAGCCGCCCATGCACTCGATGGCTTGA
- the folK gene encoding 2-amino-4-hydroxy-6-hydroxymethyldihydropteridine diphosphokinase has protein sequence MHRAYIGLGANLGDARAALRAAWLGLQDLGSARVSSLYRTAPVDAQGPDFLNAVVALDTVLEPHALLDALQALEAAQGRERPYRNAPRTLDLDLLSYGSLRWEDARLTLPHPRLHQRAFVLHPLLELAPGLTLPDLGVLADHLPAVADQAIECMGGFEAAVAASNSK, from the coding sequence ATCCACCGCGCTTATATCGGCCTGGGCGCCAATCTGGGCGATGCGCGCGCGGCCTTGCGGGCGGCCTGGTTGGGCTTGCAGGACCTGGGTTCTGCCCGGGTCTCTTCGCTCTACCGCACTGCCCCAGTGGATGCCCAGGGGCCAGACTTTTTGAACGCCGTGGTGGCCTTGGATACGGTGCTTGAGCCCCATGCGCTGCTGGACGCGTTGCAAGCGCTCGAAGCCGCACAGGGTCGCGAGCGCCCCTATCGCAACGCGCCGCGCACCTTGGATCTGGACTTGCTGAGCTACGGATCCCTGCGCTGGGAAGATGCTCGCCTGACCTTGCCGCATCCGCGCCTGCATCAGCGCGCATTCGTGCTGCACCCCCTGCTGGAGTTGGCGCCTGGGCTGACGCTGCCGGACTTGGGGGTGCTGGCCGATCATTTGCCGGCCGTGGCCGATCAAGCCATCGAGTGCATGGGCGGCTTCGAGGCGGCGGTGGCCGCGTCCAATTCGAAGTAG
- the pcnB gene encoding polynucleotide adenylyltransferase PcnB, with protein sequence MIKKFINKLLGKSSAKAGGTSLGKRVEVPAAEHGIDPQLLDERAVKVVRTLTDAGFEAYVVGGAVRDLLLGRRPKDFDVATNATPEQVKQLFRRAFIIGRRFRIVHVVYGRGREHEVIEVSTFRALLGEASAERVTGNEKSSKAELAGKAHVVDESGRVLRDNVWGPQIEDAARRDYTVNAMYYEPQSQLLVDYHGGLKDLRAKQLRMIGDPETRYREDPVRILRAVRFAAKLGFGIEPATKAPLRSMAALLPNVPASRLFDEMVKLLQTGHGLASLETLKALGLHKGIFPILDAVLAADGSLPEGARGAFVKQALQDTDLRVSEGRSVSPSFLLACLLWFDVKARWQVLRSQGEPTVPALQQAIDQVFDARIGDISGRGKLAADMREIWLMQPRFERRTGSGPYSLVEQPRYRAGFDFLRLRADVGDADATLADWWEDFALGDEDERTALVEDARQHEKRQPRQQISPRTMAADGDASPEPLLDAPAKKRRRRRRPNKGGKSEGGAAPAAE encoded by the coding sequence ATGATCAAGAAATTCATCAACAAACTGCTGGGAAAAAGCAGTGCCAAGGCGGGTGGCACCTCGCTGGGCAAGCGTGTGGAAGTGCCTGCGGCTGAGCATGGCATCGACCCGCAGCTGCTGGACGAGCGCGCCGTCAAGGTGGTGCGCACGCTGACCGATGCCGGCTTTGAGGCCTATGTGGTGGGCGGCGCGGTGCGCGATCTGCTGTTGGGCCGCCGGCCCAAAGACTTTGATGTGGCCACCAATGCCACGCCCGAGCAGGTCAAGCAGCTGTTCCGCCGCGCTTTCATCATCGGGCGGCGCTTTCGCATCGTGCACGTGGTCTATGGCCGGGGCCGCGAGCACGAGGTGATCGAGGTCTCGACCTTCCGCGCCTTGCTGGGCGAGGCTAGCGCCGAGCGCGTCACGGGCAATGAGAAGTCGAGCAAGGCTGAACTGGCCGGCAAGGCCCATGTGGTGGACGAGAGCGGCCGGGTGCTGCGCGACAACGTCTGGGGCCCGCAGATCGAGGACGCGGCCCGACGCGACTACACCGTCAACGCCATGTATTACGAGCCGCAGAGCCAGCTGCTGGTGGACTACCACGGCGGCCTGAAGGATCTGCGCGCCAAGCAGCTGCGCATGATCGGCGACCCCGAGACCCGCTACCGCGAAGACCCGGTGCGCATCCTGCGCGCGGTGCGCTTTGCCGCCAAGCTGGGTTTTGGCATCGAGCCCGCCACCAAGGCGCCGCTGCGGAGCATGGCGGCGCTGCTGCCCAATGTGCCCGCCTCGCGCCTGTTCGATGAGATGGTCAAGCTCTTGCAGACGGGTCACGGCTTGGCCAGTCTGGAGACGCTGAAGGCACTGGGCCTGCACAAAGGCATCTTTCCGATCCTGGATGCCGTGTTGGCCGCCGATGGCAGCTTGCCCGAGGGCGCGCGCGGCGCTTTCGTGAAGCAGGCGCTGCAGGACACCGATCTGCGCGTGTCTGAAGGCCGCAGCGTCTCGCCCAGCTTTTTGCTGGCTTGCCTGCTGTGGTTTGACGTCAAGGCGCGCTGGCAGGTGCTGCGCAGCCAGGGCGAGCCCACCGTGCCGGCGCTGCAGCAGGCCATCGATCAGGTCTTCGATGCCCGTATTGGCGACATCTCGGGGCGTGGCAAGCTGGCTGCCGATATGCGCGAGATCTGGCTGATGCAGCCCCGCTTTGAGCGTCGTACGGGCTCCGGTCCCTATAGCCTGGTGGAGCAGCCGCGTTACCGCGCCGGCTTCGACTTCCTGCGCTTGCGCGCTGACGTGGGCGATGCCGACGCCACGCTGGCGGACTGGTGGGAAGACTTTGCGCTTGGGGATGAGGACGAGCGTACGGCCCTGGTCGAGGACGCAAGGCAGCACGAAAAGCGCCAGCCGCGTCAGCAGATTTCGCCGCGCACCATGGCGGCCGACGGTGATGCCAGCCCCGAGCCCCTGCTGGACGCGCCGGCCAAGAAGCGCCGTCGTCGTCGTCGCCCCAACAAGGGCGGAAAGTCCGAGGGCGGTGCCGCTCCGGCGGCCGAGTGA
- a CDS encoding AI-2E family transporter, translated as MTVSPFKLSPAQRRLLAWLGLGLALIALLWLLAPVLSPFVAAAVLAYALDPLVERLAKRMPRVVAVVLVETLAIVLVLALLLLVVPILSKELPLLKAQIPALAARLNQELAPLLQRWGMTASLDVAAIKDFVIRHLGANADDIATALLGSVRIGGSLLLALIGNLVLIPVVLFYLLLDWPQLRERAWALVPPRWREGAREFLGETDTMLGHYLRGQLLVMGVLALYYTLALAIAGFDLALPLGVFTGLAIFVPYVGFGLGLVLTLLAAALQFASWYGLICVALIFGLGQLFESLVLTPRLVGERIGLSPLMVIFVLLAFGHLLGFVGILLALPLSAVGLVGLRRAHAQYLGSGLYRG; from the coding sequence GTGACTGTTTCGCCTTTCAAGTTGTCCCCCGCGCAACGCCGCCTGCTCGCCTGGCTGGGTTTGGGCCTGGCGCTGATTGCGTTGCTCTGGCTGCTGGCGCCGGTGTTGTCGCCCTTCGTGGCGGCGGCCGTGTTGGCTTATGCGCTGGACCCCTTGGTTGAGCGCTTGGCCAAGCGCATGCCACGGGTGGTGGCGGTGGTGCTGGTGGAGACCCTGGCCATTGTGTTGGTCTTGGCCCTGTTGCTGCTGGTGGTGCCCATCCTCTCCAAGGAGTTGCCGCTCCTGAAGGCGCAGATTCCAGCGCTGGCGGCGCGGCTGAATCAGGAGCTTGCACCCCTGCTGCAGCGTTGGGGCATGACGGCCAGCCTGGATGTGGCGGCGATCAAGGACTTCGTGATCCGCCATCTGGGTGCGAACGCCGACGACATTGCCACGGCCTTGCTGGGCTCAGTGCGCATCGGTGGCTCGCTGCTCTTGGCCTTGATTGGCAATCTGGTGCTGATCCCGGTGGTGCTGTTTTATTTGTTGCTTGACTGGCCGCAACTGCGCGAACGGGCTTGGGCCTTGGTGCCACCGCGCTGGCGCGAAGGCGCCCGCGAGTTCTTGGGCGAGACCGACACGATGCTGGGCCACTATCTGCGTGGTCAGCTCTTGGTGATGGGGGTGCTGGCGCTGTACTACACGCTGGCCTTGGCGATTGCAGGCTTTGACCTGGCTCTGCCGCTTGGGGTGTTCACGGGTTTGGCCATCTTCGTGCCCTATGTGGGTTTTGGTCTCGGTCTGGTGCTGACCTTGCTGGCCGCTGCGCTGCAGTTCGCCAGCTGGTATGGCCTGATCTGCGTGGCGCTGATCTTTGGCCTTGGGCAATTGTTCGAGAGCCTTGTGCTCACGCCCAGGCTGGTGGGTGAGCGCATTGGGCTGTCGCCCCTGATGGTGATCTTTGTGCTGCTGGCCTTTGGCCATCTGCTTGGCTTTGTGGGCATTTTGTTGGCCTTGCCGCTGAGTGCGGTGGGTCTGGTGGGCCTGCGGCGGGCGCATGCGCAGTACTTGGGCAGCGGCCTGTATCGCGGATGA
- a CDS encoding HdaA/DnaA family protein: MRQLPLDLGPEPEQSLQSFVMGDNAALLMHLQALAPGEAPTLIWGGPGSGKTHLMHALARHWREQGLCVAAFDADTRGRWALPDQARLVLIDDADRLDAAQQHEAFAAFIEAVGQGAAVVATAQAPAVDLALREDLRTRLGWGPSFALRPLSETALRELLRQEGQRRGLSLPEELLDYVLLRFARDPAHLIPLLDRLDHYALQRKRAPTVPLLRQMLNEPDPV; this comes from the coding sequence ATGAGGCAGCTTCCGCTGGATCTGGGGCCGGAGCCCGAGCAAAGCCTGCAGAGCTTTGTGATGGGCGACAACGCGGCGCTGTTGATGCATTTGCAGGCCCTGGCCCCAGGCGAGGCACCGACGCTGATCTGGGGTGGTCCGGGCAGCGGCAAGACCCATTTGATGCATGCGCTGGCCCGCCATTGGCGTGAGCAGGGCCTGTGCGTGGCGGCCTTTGATGCCGACACCCGCGGGCGCTGGGCCCTGCCCGATCAGGCGCGACTGGTCCTGATTGATGACGCCGATCGATTGGACGCCGCGCAACAGCACGAGGCCTTTGCGGCCTTTATTGAGGCCGTGGGGCAGGGCGCGGCGGTGGTCGCCACGGCACAGGCGCCGGCGGTGGATCTGGCGCTGCGTGAGGACCTGCGCACCCGCCTCGGATGGGGGCCTTCGTTTGCCCTGCGCCCCTTGAGCGAGACGGCCTTGCGTGAGTTGCTGCGCCAGGAGGGCCAGCGCCGCGGCCTGAGCTTGCCCGAGGAATTGTTGGACTACGTGCTGCTGCGCTTTGCACGCGATCCGGCCCACCTGATCCCTTTGCTGGATCGCCTTGATCACTATGCCTTGCAGCGCAAGCGGGCCCCCACCGTGCCGCTGCTGCGGCAGATGCTGAATGAACCTGACCCTGTTTGA